The following is a genomic window from Burkholderia oklahomensis C6786.
TTAAAATGAATAGGAGTTTTCATCATGAAGAAAGTTATCGATAGAATCCGCGCAAAAAAGAAACCCTTGCCGATCATCCGTTCTTCCCGCAACTCGCCAACGTCACGGTTCCGGAAATCAAGGAATTGATGCGGACATGGGCGCCGCTTCTGATTCATTTTGCGATGACGTTCAGGGACATCAACCGGATGTACTACCATTACAAGAAGCCGGCGGACAAGCTGCAACGGGCAATCAACGAGCATGTCGACGTCGATAGCTCGCATTGGCAATTGATGGTGGCCGATCTCAAGACCCTGGATACGAATGACAAGGCCTCCGATTGCGAAAGCGCGATCAAACTGATCTGGGACGATACCGGCGAACCGGTTCGCGAATACATGTATTCGGTCATGGCTCGCGCGCGGCGCTGCGGCGACTGCCCGCTGCTGAGAATGGCCGCGATGGAGGCCGGCGAAGCGACCTCGAAGATCTTCTTCACCACATCCAGCAGGATTGCGGCCGCTTACGAGGCGGATACGGGCGACAGGCTGCGTTATCTGGGGGCCGAGCACATCGACAGCGAGATGGATCACCCGATTGATTCGTCGGTTTTCCTCGAACAGCCGTTATCCAATGAAAAGCGGGCCGAGGCGATCTCGCTCGTCGACGAACATTTCAGCAGCTTCCGGGCATTCCTCGATTACAAATATGAAATCAACCGGCTCGCGCTGACCGATCGACATTTCGAACATTCGCCAGGCTGACGCAACCTCAAGTACCTGCGCGCACTCGCGCAAGCGTAGCCGTCGCCTGACTTTGTGCTGCAGCCTGCTGCATCATTGCCCTTGTTCCGCATCTGCACGTCGCTGGACAAGGCGAAAGCTCGCGGGCGGTACGGGGCTGGTACGCGGCCACGTCGCTCGAGCACGGCTGGTTACGCCTCAAGCGGCTCGAAGCCGACCGGTTCATCTGGCCGGACGGTGACGAAATGGTGTCGTTGAGCGTCGAGCAACCGCATTGGCTGCTCGACGGCATCGACCTCGCGGTGAGATCCAGAAGCATCCGCGGCGCTATTACGCGCGGATCGGCTGAACGCGCGGCGTACTGGCATGGTCTCATCGGCCATGCCAAACGATACCGTCACGCCGAGTGCCGAGGCGTATCCGGCCCTGATCGCTGCGCTCGCCGGACGTGGGGCTTTGCGTGGCGAACTGCGGCTCGTGACGGCCGAGCGCGATCTGGTGGACGCACGACTGCGCGCAACTAGAGGGCCGGCCGGCGCGCGTCGGCCGGTCCGTCGCACAGGTCGACGCTTGAGCGAGGCGAGGACGCGGCGCGGCGCGTGCAGCGACGCTGATCGAGCCAGCGCCGACGACCGGACGGAGTTCGCCGCGCCAACAACGCCGGTGTGCGAGCGCGAGCAGGGGGCAGTACGGCGCCTCGATAATCGGACCGGATTCCTTTGGCGGCCCCACCCGATCGTCCTGCGAGAACGTTGGGGCCGGCGGTGCTCTTGCCGCTGAGACATTCTCACGTGCGCCAATCGGCAAAACGCCTATAATAGACGGGCAAATTGCCATGGAGAGGATGATGACCACCATCGCATTCAAGCCGACCGGCGCCGCCGATCCTCGGCGCGCCGAATTCAGCGTGCTCGAACGCTTGCTGGAGGCCCGCGTCCGATCTGGCGCCGATCTGGCCGAGCTCGCCAGCGCGCGGGTCGGGGTCGGCGTGATTGACCGGTTGTCGGAGCTGGGACTGAAGAACGACGAATTGGCGTTCATCATTCCACGCCGCACGCTGACCCATCGCCGCCAGCATCATGAACGCTTATCGACCGACGAATCGGACAAGGCGATTCGACTCGCGAAGATCCTCGCGCAGGCGACCGCGACCTTCGGCTCGCCGGACAAGGCGATGACGTGGTTGCGCGAAGGTCTGACGCGTTTCGGTGGCAAGTCGGCACTCGACATGGCGAGTACCGAGCACGGCGCGCGCCTCGTCGAAGAGGCGTTGATTCAGATCGACGAAGGGTACTTTGCCTGATGCTGCTGTGGCGAATCAGTAACCATGCCGATTTGAAGGGCATCGGCGGGCTGCGCGCCGCGGGTCGATGGCACTACGCGGGCCAGCCCGTTGTCTACCTCGCCGAGCATCCAGCGCTGGCCTTGCTCGAGACGCTGGTGCATCTGGAGATTCGCAGCATTGACCAACTACCGGACGGCTATCAGCTGTTGCGGGTCGACGTTTCCGACGCGATGACAGTGGCGGAGATTGCCGAGGA
Proteins encoded in this region:
- a CDS encoding RES family NAD+ phosphorylase, with the protein product MMLLWRISNHADLKGIGGLRAAGRWHYAGQPVVYLAEHPALALLETLVHLEIRSIDQLPDGYQLLRVDVSDAMTVAEIAEDDAPTDWRVNPSWTRGAGTEWLGTQPSALLRVPSAIVPFAHNYLLNPVHSDAADVRIVEVVQAPHDSRILRLLAGG
- the parS gene encoding type II toxin-antitoxin system Xre/ParS family antitoxin, which produces MTTIAFKPTGAADPRRAEFSVLERLLEARVRSGADLAELASARVGVGVIDRLSELGLKNDELAFIIPRRTLTHRRQHHERLSTDESDKAIRLAKILAQATATFGSPDKAMTWLREGLTRFGGKSALDMASTEHGARLVEEALIQIDEGYFA